Part of the Cynocephalus volans isolate mCynVol1 chromosome 11, mCynVol1.pri, whole genome shotgun sequence genome is shown below.
ATCTGTACTTTGTTAACATGTGCAACTGTTAcatcattttcttaattatatctttctttttagcttctataaagtttcattttgaaatgctcatctataaagtttcattttgaaATGCTAATCAGTCTCAACTGTCCAGGAAAAGTAAGAAATTCTTCTCCACACTCCAGCCTAAacaaaagaaggaggaaggaacatGTGATCCCTTGTGTGGTCTCTGTCCTTCATGCACCCTGGATATGTGAACAGAGCTTTATGGAGAAGGTATGAGGCACTTCAGCGACCCCTTTCCCCACCTTCTTCTCCAGGCCTGCTCTATGAGGCCACAGGCAGGTACTTTACCTTCCATGGGTCTGCGCCAGCCCTCCTCTAGGCGTGGTGCCATTACCAGTGGGGCAGTCTCATCCACTGTAGAGTGCTGGTACCTGACAAAATAGATCAGGTCTTGAATGTCATCTAGCACTGCAGCCTCTTCAAATATATTATCTCCCTTCATTGCCAGATCTCTGTTCTTGGACACACGTGTATCAAGCATGTTCTCTGCTACGTTCAGAATTTGTGACTCAGAAGCACGGAAGACTTTATCAAGGATTTTTTCCACATTGTAGGGCAGGCTCTCCTGCTGTGCTGACTTCAGCTTTAATGACATTTCTTGTAGCATGGCTTCCAGCTCATGGACATCGAAGTACTTCTGGAACCGCTGCAAAGACTGCTCTTCTTTAAAGAAGCTGCTTATTATACGCAAGTCCTCCCTATGGTCACTGTGCTGATGTATGTGTACATCTACAGGTGTATGTGGAGTCCAGTGGGACAGGTCATCTTCAAGTTCTTCCGAAACAGACCCCTGGTATTCTGTGTCCATGATTTTCTCTATATCCTCGTGGTCCTCTTTTAAGAGTTCTCCCCCAGGCTTCTCTGCAACCACGAGGGGTTCCTCTGGGTTCTCTTTCTTCAGATCATCTTTATTCTGAAATGCTTCGCCTAGCTCTGGAGTCCTAGTTTTCTCCTTGTCCGGGAAGTAACTTATGTCAGACGGTTTCTGTGCTTTCTTATCTACCAGAGGGCTCCCTTCTTTTTCCACCACCAAACTGACTGGGTCCCTGCCTATTGTGTCTACTCCTTCAGCCGcggtttcactttttcttttagtatccAAAATCATACTGGTTTCTTGTTCGTTTTCTTCAGTTTCCAGATCAGGGTTCATGGTTCTGAAAATTGCTCTATTGGTGACTTGCACATTTACGTCTGCCTGCCTGTCTTGAGTCCCAGGGCTCTTCTCTCTAGACTGTTTTGCAATGACAGCATTTTCATCTTCCAGTAGCTCTTCAGGGGGATAGTCATCCTCTTCTGCTTCTGGATTTTCCGCATGGAAACCTGGCCCTCGTGCGCTGTCAGTCTGGTCTGCCTCCCGCGTGCCGGAGGAGTCCTCGCTGACCTCTGCCGCAGCGGGCCTCGTCTTCTCACTCACACGCTTGCTGCCTGCAGTGGCCACAGCTCTTCCTCGTTGCTCGGAAAGATTTCTTCCTGGAGAGGGAGCCTCTGCTTTCTGTTCTCTCAGCAAACCGATTTTATGTGGAGAGGAGAATCTAGGCTGATTTTGAGTTTTAAGAAATACTTCCTCTTTAAATTCCTCATGTTGATGCTCCATTGAAGGCATGTGTGGTTCTGGTTCACTTACCAAAACATTCACTTCTGCCACACTGTCTCTGGATGCATTATGTGGACTATCTCCCAAAAGTGGCACAATGTCCAAGGATTCCCGTTTaatctttccttcattcatttgaTTCCCTGCAGCATTATGTACAGATCGACTCTCTGAGCCACCTTCCAAAATCTGCTCCCCAGGCTTTTCTCCGTGGAGTGTACCTTCTGAGACATGAATAGCTGCTCCATTTTGGTCATTTTCTCTGTCTCCAGAGGCAGATTTTAATATGTCTTTACCATTTTCAGCAGCTAATAAAGAGTCAAGGTTACTGTCTGGAGTAGAGCTGTGCACAGCCAtctcctcctgcctctcaccGTCTAATTCACTCTCACTTTGTACCAGGCCCCTCTCAGGTTCTTGAACTTCCCTCCTTTTGCCTCTAATGTGAAGTTCTGTGTCCACTTCTGGGTCTTTCCCATTATTTCTTTCAGGGACTTCTACACTCAAAAGACCGTCTTCTACATTTTCAGGGCCAGTATAATCTATGGCTGATCTTGGTGTCTCCGGTTTGCTATCTGGGATGAATGAATCatcatcttccttttcttcctctgaagaaGGACTCTCTAAATCCATCACACCTGTTTTCTCTTCACCTCCCGTGACAATAGAGAAGATAGTATCCCCCCAAGTTGTTAGTATAGTTTTATCACCCTTTTTGATGGCAGGAGGCAGAGTTATCTCAACCTTATCCTCTCCATTTGAATTCTGCTCTTTATCTGTTGAATATTTCTCAACTCCAGACTTCACTGGAGTTTTCATATCTTCTTCACTTGTAAAGATTAGTAATGGTAGCTCGtcaaagttttctttattctcctcttctttttcaaatgtgTAATACTCAGCATCCAATTCCTCAGCAAAATTATCTTCTAAAGAAGTAACAAGTCTGGTTGTCTCATCGTCAGATACAAGTGCATCAGCAGTTGAGCCAAATTTGGTTTTCAAGTCCAGAGTCATGTCCTTTTGCAAACGTTTATAAGCATCAATCTTCTCCTGTTCACTCAAAACCTGAGAACTATTgctggttttgttgttttcacttTCTGGCACTTTTAATTGATCTTGCAGCATTTCTTCAAGAGgttcaaacaaaaactgctcTCCCTTAGCATCACCCATTTGACTGTTTGCATGGTTCTTCTCAGCTATAAACCGTTCCTTGAGATCATTAGTGTTTTCTAGAAACACACTTTTGTTTTCCTCTGAGCTGGCTTCTTCTGGTTCAGGTTCAGGTTCATTTTCCTTAGATACTTCAGGAGTTTtttccacatgcacatgcagagAAGTTTTTTCTACAGCTTTCCCAGAATCTCCAGTTGCAGAATTGTATAATTCCAAAAACCCTAAAAGTTCTTCTACATTATAATTATCAAAATTGTCTCTTCCaccatcaaaacaaacaaaatctgtctcctgtaagggaaagaaaaacattgatgTGTCACTAACCAAGTGGCACAAGAGCAAACTCTTACCATGCTACTGACAGAGACAACCCCAAGTTCATTTTGGCTCTAGAGGGGCTCCTGTGTCAACCTTGGGTGATGACTACTCTCAGGCAGTGGGAGGACAGGAGGCTGGAGCCCACTTTCCCACCCAAGTAGTACTCCTGGCTTCGCTTCATTCTCTCTTCCCCAGGGAAGGAATGATTCATGTGGCTGGGGAGTTTGCTCAGCCCCATCCCTGTGTTGTGTTTTGCACCTGCCAGAGGGAAAATATATGTATTCTGTTCCTCCATGCTGTCAGTTTTGTAGGGACAATCATGTTGGGGAGGTACCCCATTGGCTAGTATAGTCTGTTGCTGGATAAGTCTGTTTTAGTCTAGAATGCAATGTTAGAAAGCCCATTATTTCTTGGGTCATTTTCTCCCAAAAATTTTACCCAGAAATAATGGCAACATTTTGGTGTCCATTTGCCTGACTCCTGGTTCTGAGCAGAAATGGGGAAAATTGGGGTGTCATTTATTGGGTTCCTCAACTCCCAATATCTATGCTTGATGTTCCAGGAATTCACCTCATAGTAATCTGTCCAGGAGAAGCCAGAAGACCACCCAGCTTCTCTACCACTGTGCCCTCTGCACTGTACCTCTCTGCTTACTCAGCTAGGAGGAGGAAGAATCACCTTGCTGTCAGGCTCTAAGTCTATATGGATTTTTGGCTTATATTTTCCTTGGATTAGGAAAGATAAATAAGCTTAAGAAATACCTTACTGAGATATAGGTGCATGGGAGGTAACAATTTAAAGGGACAAAGAATGACATCAAGGGGGCTGGCCACTTtatcactgccataaatacaGCTTGAAAACAAGATTCAGTGAAGTAATACCTTACTGTAAATCAAGGTCCTAGGCAGTCTCTTCATCGAGGGGAAGCCAAATAGGGAGAACGGCTAATTTTACGTACCCTGGTATTATCATTAAATTTTGAGAATAGCAATAGCTCTGTGACTTCATCCATTCTTCCAATCTCATCTAAGAATTGCCCTCGCCCCTCAGTTTGCATGCTGTGCAGCAAACCCAAAGAGTCATTCACAGATTTTTGAACGAAGGTGGGCatcaattattataaattttaccttCCAGAAAATAGTCAGCTGGAATGAGGATTCCAGAACACAAAATCCTTTTAATCACAAAACGATTTTATCCCAGTGCACCACAGATGAACACTTAACAGAATGTGCAGTCAGTGCCTTATAGATGTGAGACTAGTCATCACCTGAAACTCTCAGGTTCCTTTTCCACATCTATAACATAGCTATAATCCCTTAAATCATTAAAATCTCAATATTAAGAAAACTCTTCTAAGTTTGCATTTCTGGCCCAGTAGGTAATTTAGGGTTTGATTAATTCATCCTGATTTCTACATACTTAAAATGTCTAATAGCTGCTCAATCAGCAGTTTTCAAATTGGGACACCTCCTTTTGcttgtaaaatgaaattatttatctattaaatTTAATAACTAACTACAGACATattgaattcttaattttcaCACATGAAGCTGCAAAAAAAAACCCCTTGTATAAGAGTAAACAGCCTTGTATAAGAACATCTGTTTGAATATATTGTATAACCATCAGATTATGATACAGGGTCTCCTTTatattcttttcaaactttttttttaagaggtaGTCTGATTCCAAATTAAAATCTGATACACACAGGCtagcttgtttttttccttgaccAAAAGACATTCAACGACTTTCAAAAATAGTTAATTGAATGTAACTGATAAATTTATAAGCCAATTCATAAGTGAGGACAAAAAAGAAATGCACAACTTACATCTGTTGGAACTTGTAGCTCTTCTTTAGTATATTCATGGACTACTTTGATTAAATCCTTtggaaaatatccaaaaataCGTCCAATCTATATGAAAGAATGGGCAAAAGGGAAAAGTGTTCATCAAATTCTGTACAAGAAATATAAATGAGTGACTGAGAGACTTCTTAGTAATGACAGGAAATAATacagatagataggtagacaTAATCAAAAGAGATAGATAGTTAATATTATAATTACAGTGAGATTattattctaataaaaattaagtaCAGAATACTGTTAAACCAACGTTTCTAAAAtcactgaagttttctttttatgttcagCTTAATTCTAAACACAAGGCACATATAGTTAGATTTTAGTAGATAAAAGATCTGCATATGAGATTATTCTTTTTATGATTAAAACTATGCAAATCAAAGCTGGTTAGAAACGCAATTCCAAATAATCTCTAGCAAGAATTTACCTGCACATTTCACAGCATTACTCATATACCAGTACTTAGGTCTTTACCAAACCAATAAACAACAGCCatgaaaaattataagtaaaGGAATACAAAATTTCTGAAATGTATGACCATTACacaaaaggcaaatatttattgatattatgCAGTATATTAGCTGTTTTCAAAAACTACATTTATAGgtattttaggagaaaataaaattataatgtaataCATACAAATCTACACAACCAAGGATCAGTTTTATGCAAACTAAACCTCTAcagaaaataatcccattaatTTTCAGCACTAACAGCTAAAGTATGTAAAGTATGTCCTTTTGATAAACACGTTTTATTAGCTGATGTCTGAAAGGGAGAGGTAGATCTCTCATCAGTCATTAAAGGAGACTGATAGGCAAATCAaatgcacaaaaagaaaaaataaggtcATCTTATCACTACTTCCTAAAATAGCCCCATTCAGGGTGTGCTCTTATTATATTTGGAAAACATCTGAAAGCCAGAATTAGCAGCAGGATACTGCTGTGACTATAAGACAGGGCAATTACAAGCTGCATTATTGGCAGATAAAGTCTAGGACTCTAGGAAATCGAAAAGACTGCAGAATACAACtaacaaacagaaacaagaatcattttgaaaactaagaagagaaagttattaatttcctaaGTAGAAGCATCATGAAGTGAGAGGGAAGACTGAGGGAAAATACACCTTTTCCTTCTGAGGAAAATTTTATTAGGGGAGACtctggaaaagggaaaggaagagacatatggagaaaggaaatacattgattgatggagtttggatgtgttgtcccctccaaaattcatgtggaaatttgatctccgatgtggcagtgttggaaaccgaTTGattcatgggggcggatccctcatgaatgaattaatgctctccctggggaggtggattaatgagtgagttctcgctctattagttcccaccagagcttgATGcttaaagaccctggcacctctctctctcttgcttctctctcttggttcctctcgccatgtgatctgcttgtacctgctggctccctgccacttttctgccatgagtagaagcagcctgaggcccgtaccagatgcagctgtcccagaatcgtaagccaagtaaacctctcttctttaaaaattaccgagtctcaggtaattctgttacagcaacacaaaacggactaaaacattgATCTCTGCCCAATCTTTATCAATTGAGACCACATGTCATGTAAAactctatatttatatattgggTGGTATCTTGTTTCTTAAGATCTGACAAAAAAGTTGCAGAACCATGGGTGCTTATGACTGGAAGTAATCTTATGTCTAATTTTGTTTCCATGTATCATCCCTGCCAAGGTACTGTTGATTTGAGTAGGGGGGGAAAATGGCATATTACCTCAGGAGGACAAATTCTACATAAACTACTATCAGGACACATGAAAATAGGAGCCACTGCCCTGTGAGGAAATACTTAAAAGGAAGGTGGACAAGACACGGGCCCTCCTAttacagtttttacttttttttctttatctttgctaCTGACCAGCATGGGAATCTgaactcctgaccttggtgttacaaggctatgtgCTAACCAactagctaaccagccagccctagtttTCTACTTTAAAGTGAGCTAGGACAGCACACAAAGTAACTGCAATGCAAAGCAGGAAAACGAGGGCTAAGTGAGCAGTGTGGAGCACGGCTGAACAGTTATCAGACAGCAAGACCCTCCTGGCTGGGTGCTGAAGACAGTGTTCCCTATGGGGCAGGATGAGAGCTGGGACCCAAAAGACTGGTAGGATTTCTAGAGATGAATATATTCACAAGCAAAACTGTGCAAGGAAGAAAATGTAAGTCAAGTTCATTTATCGACTCATTTATGCTCAAAGACCAGGAGGGAAAGAGAACTTAACTGCTACAGGAAAAATGCACCCTAGGTACATGGAAAAACATTTCCAAGTGTGAAGATTATCAAGAAATCTCATTGGGTAGACTTGAAAGAAACGGAATAGGTTCTTTGTTTCCACTGGGATTCTGTCTAAATATGAGGGTTGTACCTGACCAGTCTGCATTTCAAGATTCCTCCCTAGCAATCTGGAATGCCAACATAATGATTCTACTTTTCCTATGGGGATTTCCCAAGCCTTAttctctgttgtttgtttgtttggcattTCATTGAGAGTGAAAACTTTCACATTTAGGACTAGGTCTTTTTCTAAGTTTGGACAATGGACAATGCTAAGGACATAAAGGAGCCTTactatattaagtaaataaatggcaTCATACTTCTTAAAAAGGAAAGGACAATAACTCTTAAGCCTCTCAATCAGGTCCCTCCTTGTGAATCTCCTCATTAAAAAGATCAAAGCATAATGCAGTCATTGACTGCCATGTCTGATATGAGGGCACCCATAAAAATGGCTGGGCAAAGATCCCCTGGGGGAACCTCCAGGCACAAGTGTCTGAAAAGCCGGAAAAGGATGACCTGGAAGttgcaaacaaaaaaacaaacaggaaagcaCAAAGTGATACTTGTGAACacacattttgcttttttaacagACTAATAATAGCAGATGATTAGGTAACTGTTCCCAGGACTGCCACTTTCCCACAAATAGTAacaatatggaaaaaagaaatacacagaaaatcaACTTTAAACTTGCATGCCTGAAACACTATGTTGCACACAGTTTACGGGATTAAGTCTAATCAGGAGTCCTTTCTTTTTGAAGCAATGATGTCAGATTTTCACCATTTCAACCTTTAATATGCATGGAGCATCCTAGAACCTGATGCTGAGGGGCAACAGCCAGAATCGGttcagttgtttcagaaacctctgCTGAGTTCATAACTGTGCCAGGCCTGAGGCCTGCTAGGGAAACAGGGCCATTTTTTTCACAGTCTAGGGCAGGTTAACGCCATCAAAAACCCCAAGAAAACATAGTCATTTACATCTAGAGTACTAAACGAGCCAGTAAAAAGTAAGCAGATAAAGTATGTCAATTTTTACTTACACTTCCAGCCCAAACTTCAGGTGGTCTCCCTGCCAGTTTATAGTAGACATATACAGGGtcaccttttttaaaattcacaaaacGACAATCTGGGCCTGTGAAATCTTCTAGAGCCTCACCCCGGTACATTAACACTAtatacaaagagagaaaaaaataaccagaTATCAAGATTCAACTTTCACAGTCCATACAGATTTATCAGGAAATAGAAGATCCCACTGTAAACAAACAAGTTTTTCTAGTACTCTCTGAATCACTTTCAATTCATAAGCTGAAAGTAACTAAAATTCTTAGAGCTTTATTGCTATATATCTTGACATCTCCTGCAAGCAGACAGGGGAAAAGAAAACCTTCCCTATTTTTCTCTATGGATAATGCTGAGAAACAAAAGCAACGCGGCCACCGCCATGCATGGCTGTTCTCAAGTGAGACTCCTGCTCCCTCTCTAACTTCCTAGTCCTCAgtctttgtttctgtttcataATCATAAGAAGCTTCATTTCACAATTGGGTAAATTCAAGTGCAGGTGCTGGCCGGCTTAATTAAACATGGCTACATGCAGAGCTAATAGGGAACTGGGCACAGTATCCAGAAACCCCCAAGGGGTCAATTAACTTGAACTAACCACTAAAAGGAACTACCTTGAAGTGGCTGTAACTGCTATTATGCAGCAGCAAACACTGTCAATTTCACCTGCAGTCAAGTTGTTCTCTCTGTACAGTATgtggataaataaatgggaaagggTATCACGCCCTATTATGGATCGCATTACACGGCAATACTTtccaaaagtaaataaagttgACTGTATCCAACATTAAGAGGATTtcaaaacaaagggaaaatacccttatttatatttttctataaacaagTCAAAAGTGGACATCTCATttggcagagaccaaagaaaactACGAGAATAGATCGGTAGTTACCTTCATGCTTAAAATGCAGGACTTAAATCACTCTTGATCTAGAAACTGGTAGAATcagtacttttctttttgttgaccAAATACAGTTTCTGATGTAAGATGAAATGGacaataaatgcatttaatagcagagacaaagaaggatgAAATGGAAATAAGACTTTTTCTAAAAACTAgcaataaaacacataaaaacgTATCTTTATACGTATTCGAGGGTCAAACATATAGATTTGGAGGGGGTTATTTGTTTTAGGAAgctaaaatatgattattttcagCTTCCTAATTCAGATATAATTGGGTGAGAGGCCAGGTTGATGGTGATGAGCAATTTAATGTTGGAAATTCTTTGAGAATTGGAAATAGCAATGTTTTTCTTGCTCTCCCTTAGAATGAATCATCGAAGATTTATAATATTTCAGATGACAACATAATGTACATGGTGGAACAGCTATTGGCAAAGCTCACAAGGACAACTTACTAAATACCTCGCACAACACAACGCAGTCCCAGGACCTTGCTCCTGATGTTTCCTATTCAATCACATCTGTTGGACAAACACCATTTCCCAAGTTATGTTACAATTGTGAGCCCTTCTACAACTGTGTCTCAGTATGGAGGAAGCACCAGTGATGTGATTCTCCGGGTAATTTGTTTTGAGGAACCCAGGTACGGCAGTGCTTGAAAGCAAGGAATAGCAAACATTTCGCCATATCCAATAGCAAATGAATAACAGCCTGGTTTTGCGCCAAGAAAACTGGAGGGAAAAATCGTGGCAGTTGTTAGGTTTTTGCAGTGTTTATTTACATCAGCCATAGGGTTACCTCTAGGAATGACTTAATACAAATTAGAGATCATCTCCTTTTCTTTAATGGTGCTGTGTTGATACTAACACTTCAAATTACAAAATTTGTTAACcccaatattaatataaatagcTAAGCTGTAGGCTTCTTGgcctttgttgaatgaatagaacCACCTTTGTGCAGCGTTGTCAGTAGTTACAAGGCTATTTACATGAATGATTCTGGTCCGGCTGGCAAACACACAGGAAGAGGTTCCAACAACACAAGGGACTGGTTTGGCTTCCTAGTATTTATTATCATTGTAATAACCCTCTTCATCTGCGTCTGAAGATCTGTGCCCTCCCTACCACCCACCTCCAAACAGAGACTAGGGAGCAATGCCGCTCCCTGCGCACAGAAGAGGAGGTTTCCGGTCCCAGGGGACCGCCGCACATCTAGGCCTATTTCAAGAGCGAAAGATTTCGGCCTTCCTGCTGCCCTGCCTAGCAGTCTGCAAGGAGGCTTCCATGCACAGAAATGACAGGATTGAGGCACGGTCAGCGTGGAGACCTCGGAACAGACTGCGTGTCTGGACTCCAGGCTCGTCCCCAATCTAAAATCCAATGCCTGTTCAAAGGGCGGTCCACTGAAGCAGAAGGGCGAAGGGGCAGCCCCAGTGCGCCTCTCCTGAGGAGCCCAACCATCGACCTGCCGCGGGGAGCGCGCCCTCCGAGCCCTCCGCGCACCCGCCTGGTACTGCACTCCGCGACGTCCCGCGGCGGCGCTCGGCTGCGGCGTGGGGAGCCGGGGCGCGCGGCGTGCAACCCCATCCACCCTCGAAGCCCGGGAGAATCGGGGGTGAGGGGGACAGTGTCAGCTGTCTCTGGGAAAACCGGGAGCCACCCCAACCCCTCCCCGCAGTCAGCAGAGGAAAAACCAAACGCTGGCAACAAGTGGGGGGCGCAGTCCCCCACGGTCAGGGCCGGAGGGGACAGACGCCGGCTCCCGGGACTCGCCCACCCGCGCGCTCGGCCCGCCAGGTCCGCGACCCCCCAGGCCGGCGGGGCTGCCGAGCTCCGGCCCCCGCGGAGCCCGGGCGGCGCCGCGACGGGGACCCGGGATCACTCACTGCTGCAGTCGTGGTCCGCGCAGAGTTTGTGCTCCGAGAAGCGCCGGCCCGCGCTCGCGTGGGGCTGCGCCGGCACCCGCTGGGGCGGCAGGAGCGCCAACAGCCAGAGAAGCAGCACAGCCGGCGCCGCAGCCATGTTGTGGTCACCGGTGACGCGAGAAGCGGCCGGGCGTGCGCCGGCGCGGCCGTGGGCGGAGCGGCCCGGCCGACACGTCAGCCGGCGCTCTGGGGCTGAACCTCCCTCCGGAACCCCTCCCTCGGCGCTGCCGGGCATCTGTGTCTCCTCCGTGGCCAACCGCCCGCCTTGGCCCCTGTCCCTGCGCAGAGCACCCTCCACGTGGCTACAGTCGGTGCTCAGCCCTCTGGCGCCCTCGGGTCCCCATACCCAGCGCCATCCCGGCAGGCCCTTCCTGGCGCCTTCTTGCAGCTCCTGACTTCCGGTCCGTCCGAACCAGCCCACCCCCTCACACGTTCCCCCATTCTAGATGTGCTACTTCCTTTTAAGAATTACCAAATCCCACCCATAGCCTGTGTCAGTCTCCGGTTCTAGGCTCCCTCCCCTTCAGGCTCCCGGGGGTTGGTTAGGAAAGGGGAGATGAGGGGAATGGGAGGTGAGGATGTAGATGAAAGCCGGTGGCCTGATCGGGCCTTGGGAGGAGAGGGGGGACTCGGGTGGACAACGGTCCTCTGGCTGAGATCCTGAGATTCCTATGTCTTTATCCATAGGGGAAGAAGTAATTTAATTCAGCGGAAACGTTAAGCTTCTGCTTTA
Proteins encoded:
- the LOC134390461 gene encoding transport and Golgi organization protein 1 homolog isoform X1, translated to MAAAPAVLLLWLLALLPPQRVPAQPHASAGRRFSEHKLCADHDCSMLMYRGEALEDFTGPDCRFVNFKKGDPVYVYYKLAGRPPEVWAGSIGRIFGYFPKDLIKVVHEYTKEELQVPTDETDFVCFDGGRDNFDNYNVEELLGFLELYNSATGDSGKAVEKTSLHVHVEKTPEVSKENEPEPEPEEASSEENKSVFLENTNDLKERFIAEKNHANSQMGDAKGEQFLFEPLEEMLQDQLKVPESENNKTSNSSQVLSEQEKIDAYKRLQKDMTLDLKTKFGSTADALVSDDETTRLVTSLEDNFAEELDAEYYTFEKEEENKENFDELPLLIFTSEEDMKTPVKSGVEKYSTDKEQNSNGEDKVEITLPPAIKKGDKTILTTWGDTIFSIVTGGEEKTGVMDLESPSSEEEKEDDDSFIPDSKPETPRSAIDYTGPENVEDGLLSVEVPERNNGKDPEVDTELHIRGKRREVQEPERGLVQSESELDGERQEEMAVHSSTPDSNLDSLLAAENGKDILKSASGDRENDQNGAAIHVSEGTLHGEKPGEQILEGGSESRSVHNAAGNQMNEGKIKRESLDIVPLLGDSPHNASRDSVAEVNVLVSEPEPHMPSMEHQHEEFKEEVFLKTQNQPRFSSPHKIGLLREQKAEAPSPGRNLSEQRGRAVATAGSKRVSEKTRPAAAEVSEDSSGTREADQTDSARGPGFHAENPEAEEDDYPPEELLEDENAVIAKQSREKSPGTQDRQADVNVQVTNRAIFRTMNPDLETEENEQETSMILDTKRKSETAAEGVDTIGRDPVSLVVEKEGSPLVDKKAQKPSDISYFPDKEKTRTPELGEAFQNKDDLKKENPEEPLVVAEKPGGELLKEDHEDIEKIMDTEYQGSVSEELEDDLSHWTPHTPVDVHIHQHSDHREDLRIISSFFKEEQSLQRFQKYFDVHELEAMLQEMSLKLKSAQQESLPYNVEKILDKVFRASESQILNVAENMLDTRVSKNRDLAMKGDNIFEEAAVLDDIQDLIYFVRYQHSTVDETAPLVMAPRLEEGWRRPMEEKQPPREDLPQESTEDLSMQGTAALSHLDQPTTDDTGASEVSQLPDTENNLDPGLTVEGSPVTAVDARKQLETNAEEPASVTPLEKTILSVFSFMFYLTKMFVATLPDDVQPGPDFYGLPWQPVLVTAFLGIVSFVVFFWRTVLVVKSRVYQVTEQQISDKVKNISRENRELVQKLSDYEQKIKESKKYIQETKKQNMILRDETIKYKDKIKTLEETNEILDDTAKRLRVTLESEREHTVRNQDLILENRKAIEKLNNVISMNASEFSEVQVALNEAKLSEEKVKSECHRVQEENARLKKEKEQLQQEIRDWSQSYAELSEQIKSFKKSQTDLEVALTHKDDNINALTNCITQLNRLEYESESENENKGGNESDELANGEVGGNRNEEMKTRIKQMMDVSQTQNTISVVEEDLKLLQFKLRASMSTKCNLEDEIKELEKDRSSLQSAKAGLEDECKTLRQKVEILSELYQQKEMALQKKLSQEEYERQEREQQLSTADEKAVLAAEEVKTYKRRIKEMEEELQKTERSFKDQIAAQEKKVHDNWLKVRAAERAIAEEKREAADLRHKLFEITQKVALQQEEPVIVKPMPGRPNTQNPPRRGPLSHNGSFGPSPVSGGECSPPLAAEPPGRPLSATLNRRDMPRREFDPGSGAAAVMNSNSRSSSPSKVMDEGKQTVPQEPEGPSVPSITSLAEHPGAVNMAPKAPPPPFPGVPPMSSLVGGPIPPPIRYGPPPQLCGPFVPRPFPPPFGPGMRPPLDLREYAPGVPPGRRDLPFDPRGFVPGHTPFRPFGSLGPREYFIPGSRLPPPTHGPQDYPPPPAARDLLPSGSREEPLPASQSSSQDCSQALKQSP